The following are encoded in a window of Ricinus communis isolate WT05 ecotype wild-type chromosome 4, ASM1957865v1, whole genome shotgun sequence genomic DNA:
- the LOC8263415 gene encoding agamous-like MADS-box protein AGL65 isoform X2, producing MGRVKLKIKRLESTSNRQVTYSKRRNGILKKAKELSILCDIHIVLLMFSPTGKPTLFHGDHSNIEDVIAKFSQLTPQERAKRKLESLEALKKTFKKLDHDVNIQDFLGSSQTVEELTDQVRLMQAQLTEVQQRLSYWSDPDKVDRIEHLRQMEDSLKESINQLRMHKEDIGKCQLMPLECNNQFQSGIALPYMINGLQEAQPLSWLPNNGNQHLIISNEPSFLPQRDIECTTNASLPGYSGFYDTGKQTEIGKPGPVDNMGQEGGALRSLSSNTCLNVQLDEQFLYPPYSSLNLPDVKEVKPEMQMNNQGNHTVYQVNSNFELPRPMYDKEHHTWFSASGPCSIAMFNENPYHQQSN from the exons ATGGGAAGGGTTAAGCTAAAGATAAAGAGATTAGAAAGCACTAGTAATCGACAAGTCACCTATTCGAAACGAAGAAATGGGATCTTGAAAAAAGCTAAGGAATTGTCTATATTATGTGATATTCATATTGTCCTTCTCATGTTTTCTCCAACTGGAAAGCCTACTTTATTCCATGGAGATCACAG CAATATAGAAGATGTTATTGCAAAATTTTCTCAATTAACACCACAAGAGAGGGCAAAAAG GAAATTGGAAAGCCTTGAA GCATTAAAGAAAACTTTTAAGAAATTGGACCATGATGTAAATATACAAGACTTTCTGGGTTCCAG TCAAACAGTTGAG GAGTTGACTGATCAGGTTAGGTTAATGCAAGCGCAACTTACAGAAGTACAGCAGAGACTGAG CTATTGGAGTGATCCTGATAAGGTTGACAGAATAGAACATCTTAGGCAGATGGAAGACTCACTAAAAGAGTCGATTAATCAACTCCGTATGCACAAG GAAGATATTGGGAAGTGCCAACTTATGCCTCTGGAATGCAATAACCAG TTTCAGAGTGGAATTGCTTTACCTTATATGATAAATGGTTTACAAGAGGCCCAACCATTATCATGGCTTCCAAACAATGGCAATCAACATCTAATAATATCCAACGAACCAAGTTTTTTGCCCCAAAG AGATATAGAGTGCACAACCAATGCATCCCTTCCAGGCTATTCTGGTTTCTATGATACTGGAAAACAAACTGAAATTGGAAAACCTGGACCAGTTGATAACATGGGACAGGAAGGTGGTGCATTGAGAAGTTTAAGTAGCAATACATGCTTAAATGTACAACTCGATGAGCAATTCCTATACCCTCCGTACAGTAGTTTAAATTTGCCTGATGTTAAGGAAGTGAAGCCTGAGATGCAGATGAATAATCAAGGAAATCACACTGTTTATCAAGTCAATAGCAACTTTGAACTGCCTAGACCAATGTATGACAAAGAGCATCATACTTGGTTTTCTGCTTCTGGGCCTTGCAGCATTGCAATGTTTAATGAGAATCCATACCATCAG CAATCAAATTAA
- the LOC8263415 gene encoding agamous-like MADS-box protein AGL65 isoform X1, whose protein sequence is MGRVKLKIKRLESTSNRQVTYSKRRNGILKKAKELSILCDIHIVLLMFSPTGKPTLFHGDHSNIEDVIAKFSQLTPQERAKRKLESLEALKKTFKKLDHDVNIQDFLGSSSQTVEELTDQVRLMQAQLTEVQQRLSYWSDPDKVDRIEHLRQMEDSLKESINQLRMHKEDIGKCQLMPLECNNQFQSGIALPYMINGLQEAQPLSWLPNNGNQHLIISNEPSFLPQRDIECTTNASLPGYSGFYDTGKQTEIGKPGPVDNMGQEGGALRSLSSNTCLNVQLDEQFLYPPYSSLNLPDVKEVKPEMQMNNQGNHTVYQVNSNFELPRPMYDKEHHTWFSASGPCSIAMFNENPYHQQSN, encoded by the exons ATGGGAAGGGTTAAGCTAAAGATAAAGAGATTAGAAAGCACTAGTAATCGACAAGTCACCTATTCGAAACGAAGAAATGGGATCTTGAAAAAAGCTAAGGAATTGTCTATATTATGTGATATTCATATTGTCCTTCTCATGTTTTCTCCAACTGGAAAGCCTACTTTATTCCATGGAGATCACAG CAATATAGAAGATGTTATTGCAAAATTTTCTCAATTAACACCACAAGAGAGGGCAAAAAG GAAATTGGAAAGCCTTGAA GCATTAAAGAAAACTTTTAAGAAATTGGACCATGATGTAAATATACAAGACTTTCTGGGTTCCAG CAGTCAAACAGTTGAG GAGTTGACTGATCAGGTTAGGTTAATGCAAGCGCAACTTACAGAAGTACAGCAGAGACTGAG CTATTGGAGTGATCCTGATAAGGTTGACAGAATAGAACATCTTAGGCAGATGGAAGACTCACTAAAAGAGTCGATTAATCAACTCCGTATGCACAAG GAAGATATTGGGAAGTGCCAACTTATGCCTCTGGAATGCAATAACCAG TTTCAGAGTGGAATTGCTTTACCTTATATGATAAATGGTTTACAAGAGGCCCAACCATTATCATGGCTTCCAAACAATGGCAATCAACATCTAATAATATCCAACGAACCAAGTTTTTTGCCCCAAAG AGATATAGAGTGCACAACCAATGCATCCCTTCCAGGCTATTCTGGTTTCTATGATACTGGAAAACAAACTGAAATTGGAAAACCTGGACCAGTTGATAACATGGGACAGGAAGGTGGTGCATTGAGAAGTTTAAGTAGCAATACATGCTTAAATGTACAACTCGATGAGCAATTCCTATACCCTCCGTACAGTAGTTTAAATTTGCCTGATGTTAAGGAAGTGAAGCCTGAGATGCAGATGAATAATCAAGGAAATCACACTGTTTATCAAGTCAATAGCAACTTTGAACTGCCTAGACCAATGTATGACAAAGAGCATCATACTTGGTTTTCTGCTTCTGGGCCTTGCAGCATTGCAATGTTTAATGAGAATCCATACCATCAG CAATCAAATTAA
- the LOC8263415 gene encoding agamous-like MADS-box protein AGL65 isoform X3: MPAIWRRFLENNIEDVIAKFSQLTPQERAKRKLESLEALKKTFKKLDHDVNIQDFLGSSSQTVEELTDQVRLMQAQLTEVQQRLSYWSDPDKVDRIEHLRQMEDSLKESINQLRMHKEDIGKCQLMPLECNNQFQSGIALPYMINGLQEAQPLSWLPNNGNQHLIISNEPSFLPQRDIECTTNASLPGYSGFYDTGKQTEIGKPGPVDNMGQEGGALRSLSSNTCLNVQLDEQFLYPPYSSLNLPDVKEVKPEMQMNNQGNHTVYQVNSNFELPRPMYDKEHHTWFSASGPCSIAMFNENPYHQQSN, from the exons ATGCCAGCGATATGGAGGAGATTTCTCGAAAA CAATATAGAAGATGTTATTGCAAAATTTTCTCAATTAACACCACAAGAGAGGGCAAAAAG GAAATTGGAAAGCCTTGAA GCATTAAAGAAAACTTTTAAGAAATTGGACCATGATGTAAATATACAAGACTTTCTGGGTTCCAG CAGTCAAACAGTTGAG GAGTTGACTGATCAGGTTAGGTTAATGCAAGCGCAACTTACAGAAGTACAGCAGAGACTGAG CTATTGGAGTGATCCTGATAAGGTTGACAGAATAGAACATCTTAGGCAGATGGAAGACTCACTAAAAGAGTCGATTAATCAACTCCGTATGCACAAG GAAGATATTGGGAAGTGCCAACTTATGCCTCTGGAATGCAATAACCAG TTTCAGAGTGGAATTGCTTTACCTTATATGATAAATGGTTTACAAGAGGCCCAACCATTATCATGGCTTCCAAACAATGGCAATCAACATCTAATAATATCCAACGAACCAAGTTTTTTGCCCCAAAG AGATATAGAGTGCACAACCAATGCATCCCTTCCAGGCTATTCTGGTTTCTATGATACTGGAAAACAAACTGAAATTGGAAAACCTGGACCAGTTGATAACATGGGACAGGAAGGTGGTGCATTGAGAAGTTTAAGTAGCAATACATGCTTAAATGTACAACTCGATGAGCAATTCCTATACCCTCCGTACAGTAGTTTAAATTTGCCTGATGTTAAGGAAGTGAAGCCTGAGATGCAGATGAATAATCAAGGAAATCACACTGTTTATCAAGTCAATAGCAACTTTGAACTGCCTAGACCAATGTATGACAAAGAGCATCATACTTGGTTTTCTGCTTCTGGGCCTTGCAGCATTGCAATGTTTAATGAGAATCCATACCATCAG CAATCAAATTAA
- the LOC8263417 gene encoding probable calcium-binding protein CML45, producing MENDAADFNESANSVIGLLLLIILDCIIIILENYYISCWQLWRVWLASKCRRVEEVATKKLCIDRNASERLPQEVEMLTDKPEAVSTENACCHNEELSTEELTTVLSVLGTCYDPDGDKLQDKLGSNDITALFEEQEPSLQEVKEAFSVFDQNKDGSIDATELNKVLRTLCFPQASEADCTRMINAFDDNGDGVIDLDEFVRLIASSFS from the coding sequence ATGGAGAACGACGCTGCGGATTTTAATGAATCAGCAAACTCTGTAATTGGGTTGTTATTGTTAATTATTCTCGACTgtatcatcatcatccttgAAAACTATTACATTAGTTGTTGGCAGCTCTGGAGAGTTTGGTTAGCCAGCAAGTGCCGTAGAGTTGAAGAAGTTGCAACCAAGAAACTTTGCATCGACAGAAATGCAAGTGAGAGGCTGCCACAAGAAGTGGAAATGCTGACAGATAAACCAGAAGCAGTTTCGACAGAGAACGCCTGCTGTCATAATGAAGAGCTGAGTACAGAAGAGTTGACAACGGTGCTGAGTGTGCTGGGAACTTGTTATGACCCAGATGGCGACAAGCTTCAGGATAAGCTGGGGTCAAACGACATTACTGCTCTCTTCGAAGAGCAGGAGCCAAGCCTCCAAGAAGTAAAAGAAGCTTTCTCCGTCTTTGATCAAAATAAAGATGGTTCCATTGATGCAACTGAGTTGAACAAAGTCCTTCGCACATTGTGTTTCCCACAAGCCTCAGAAGCAGATTGCACGAGGATGATTAATGCCTTTGATGATAATGGAGATGGAGTCATAGACTTGGATGAATTTGTAAGACTCATTGCGAGTAGTTTTAGCTAA
- the LOC8263418 gene encoding uncharacterized protein LOC8263418 — MSPTKDRPKRRIRHSSPPTPSRTASFSSTPDSSHRRSTLAHSATLQDREVLTEEDTLTLFEDLQISEKYTKFSSTEPRSFPYSVKQQCWDKAEKVKGRDPDRWRRDPLGNIVFRKLVGCPGCLCHDYDHIVPYSKGGKSTLENCQVLQATVNRSKGNRTELSRADLIQRSSYCRVAGRDMDLIELSAYGNVRHAQESGGCRIQ, encoded by the exons atgaGCCCGACCAAGGATAGACCCAAAAGGCGAATCCGCCACTCTTCCCCACCCACACCATCCCGAACCGCCTCCTTCTCCTCCACACCCGACTCATCACATCGTCGATCTACACTCGCCCATTCAGCCACTCTCCAAGACCGGGAGGTCCTGACTGAAGAAGATACTTTAACACTCTTTGAAGACCTCCAAATCTCTGAAAAATACACCAAGTTTTCAAGCACTGAACCAAGAAGCTTTCCTTACAGTGTCAAGCAGCAATGTTGGGATAAGGCTGAGAAAGTTAAAGGCCGTGACCCAGATCGATGGCGACGTGACCCACTTGGTAACATTGTGTTTAGAAAGCTTGTTGGTTGTCCTGGTTGCTTGTGTCATGATTATGATCACATTGTTCCTTACTCTAAG GGGGGCAAAAGCACACTGGAAAATTGCCAGGTTTTACAG GCAACAGTTAATCGATCAAAGGGAAATAGAACCGAGCTATCCAGAGCTGATCTCATTCAGAGAAGTTCGTATTGCCGCGTAGCAG GACGCGACATGGATCTTATTGAACTGTCAGCCTATGGCAATGTACGACACGCGCAAGAATCAGGAGGTTGTAGAATTCAATGA
- the LOC8263419 gene encoding cyclic dof factor 3, translating into MQENTTKDPAIRLFGKKIPLTADLDPPVIPGQELPSLERVAVEEDEEEMKAEKELSAGKVTDTQEEDDEDDTPIQDTEESAEPEKLGETDVNPKTPSINEESAKSKNSKSEKQQNDGTNTQEKTLKKPDKILPCPRCNSMDTKFCYYNNYNINQPRHFCKACQRYWTAGGTMRNVPVGAGRRKNKNSASHYRHITISEALQAARIEAPNGTCNNPALRPNGRVLSFGLDTPICDSMASVLSLADKKVLNSSRNGFHHFEDKMTRVPCKGRENGGDDCSGGSSVTVSNSMEEGRRTGAQEPFMPSINGFASPITCLSGVPWAYPWNSALPPPPAFCPPPPGFPMSFYPPIWNCGVAGGWNIPLLSPQSSSSSSNQKASSSPNSPTLGKHSRDGDALKPDDLGKEEPGKRKNGRVLVPKTLRIDDPNEAAKSSIWATLGIKNESFNGGGLLKALQPKSDEKNHIPQTSSSSVLRANPAALSRSINFHEST; encoded by the exons atgcaagaaaatactACTAAAGACCCTGCTATCAGACTCTTCGGCAAGAAAATACCTCTCACCGCCGACCTTGACCCTCCGGTGATCCCCGGTCAGGAGTTGCCTTCCTTGGAGAGGGTAGCAGTAGAAGAAGACGAAGAAGAAATGAAAGCAGAGAAG GAACTTTCAGCAGGAAAAGTCACTGATAcacaagaagaagatgatgaggaCGATACTCCAATTCAGGATACAGAAGAATCTGCAGagccagaaaaattaggggAGACTGATGTCAACCCAAAAACACCATCCATCAATGAAGAATCTGCAAAGTCGAAGAATTCCAAATCAGAGAAACAGCAGAATGATGGAACAAATACACAAGAGAAAACTCTCAAGAAGCCAGACAAAATTCTTCCTTGTCCCCGATGCAATAGCATGGATActaaattttgttattataataattacaatatCAATCAACCACGCCATTTCTGCAAAGCCTGTCAAAGATACTGGACTGCTGGTGGTACTATGAGGAACGTTCCTGTGGGAGCTGGACGTCGTAAGAATAAGAACTCTGCTTCTCATTATCGTCATATAACCATTTCTGAGGCGCTTCAAGCTGCTCGAATTGAGGCTCCTAATGGAACCTGCAACAATCCTGCATTAAGGCCTAATGGCAGAGTCCTTAGCTTTGGTTTGGATACACCAATATGTGATTCGATGGCTTCTGTACTGAGTCTTGCTGATAAGAAGGTTTTGAATAGCAGTCGAAATGGTTTTCATCATTTTGAAGACAAGATGACTCGTGTTCCatgcaaaggtagagaaaatggtggcgaTGATTGTTCAGGTGGATCATCTGTTACGGTTTCGAATTCGATGGAGGAAGGACGCCGTACTGGTGCACAAGAACCTTTCATGCCAAGCATCAATGGCTTTGCTTCTCCAATTACATGTCTTTCTGGTGTTCCTTGGGCTTATCCATGGAATTCTGCATTGCCTCCTCCTCCAGCTTTTTGTCCTCCGCCACCAGGATTTCCCATGTCATTTTATCCTCCCATTTGGAACTGTGGTGTCGCAGGGGGTTGGAACATCCCTCTCTTGTCACCccaatcttcttcttcatcatcaaatCAAAAGGCTTCATCCAGTCCTAATTCTCCTACACTAGGAAAGCATTCAAGAGACGGGGACGCGCTAAAGCCAGATGATTTGGGGAAAGAAGAGCCAGGGAAGCGTAAAAATGGACGTGTATTAGTTCCCAAGACACTAAGAATTGATGATCCAAACGAAGCAGCCAAAAGTTCTATATGGGCTACACTAGGAATCAAGAATGAATCTTTTAATGGAGGAGGGTTATTGAAGGCATTGCAACCAAAGAGTGATGAAAAGAATCATATTCctcaaacttcttcttcttctgtaTTAAGAGCGAACCCTGCTGCCTTGTCTCGATCCATCAACTTTCATGAGAGCACTTGA